The Pirellulales bacterium genome contains a region encoding:
- a CDS encoding MoxR family ATPase — protein MLPDDDLRAVEKLSESYRRITAELSKVIVGQRQVVEELLIALFANGHCLLVGVPGLAKTLMIRTLADALSLKFSRIQFTPDLMPADITGTEVIQEDKPSGTRSFRFLQGPIFANVVLADEINRTPPKTQAALLEAMQEHQVTVGGQRHKLAEPFFVLATQNPIEQEGTYPLPEAQLDRFMFNVFVDYPDEDEELEIVRRTTADVVHQVTATLTAEEILALQQIVRRVPVAEHVSRYALKFTRLTRREKGEVPDFVSSYVSWGAGPRASQYLVLGAKARAVLHGRHFVNSDDIRSVAAPVLRHRIMTNFNAEAEGIKPDDIVRRLIEVIPPAEEEATLGGKLSEVFRPKHAG, from the coding sequence ATGCTTCCTGACGACGATCTCCGCGCGGTCGAAAAACTGAGCGAATCCTACCGCCGCATCACCGCCGAGCTGTCGAAAGTGATCGTCGGCCAGCGGCAGGTGGTCGAAGAGCTGCTGATCGCCCTGTTTGCCAACGGCCACTGCTTGTTGGTGGGCGTGCCGGGCCTGGCCAAGACGCTGATGATCCGCACGCTGGCCGACGCCCTGTCGCTCAAGTTCAGCCGCATCCAGTTCACGCCCGACCTGATGCCGGCCGACATCACCGGCACCGAAGTGATCCAGGAAGACAAGCCGTCCGGCACGCGCAGCTTCCGCTTCCTGCAAGGTCCGATCTTCGCCAACGTGGTGCTGGCCGACGAAATCAACCGCACGCCGCCCAAGACCCAGGCCGCACTGTTGGAAGCGATGCAGGAGCACCAGGTGACGGTCGGCGGGCAGCGGCACAAGCTGGCCGAGCCGTTCTTCGTGCTGGCCACGCAGAACCCGATCGAGCAGGAGGGGACGTATCCCTTGCCCGAAGCCCAGCTCGACCGCTTCATGTTCAACGTGTTCGTCGATTACCCCGACGAAGACGAGGAGCTGGAGATCGTGCGGCGGACGACGGCCGACGTGGTCCACCAGGTGACGGCGACCTTGACGGCGGAGGAGATTCTTGCGCTGCAACAGATCGTGCGCCGCGTGCCGGTCGCGGAGCACGTCAGCCGCTATGCGCTGAAGTTCACGCGGCTCACGCGGCGCGAGAAGGGCGAGGTGCCTGACTTCGTCTCTTCCTATGTGAGCTGGGGCGCCGGGCCGCGGGCCAGCCAATACCTGGTGCTGGGGGCGAAGGCCCGCGCCGTGCTGCACGGCCGGCACTTTGTGAACAGCGACGACATCCGCTCCGTGGCCGCGCCCGTGCTGCGGCACCGCATCATGACCAATTTCAACGCCGAGGCCGAGGGGATCAAGCCCGACGACATCGTGCGGAGGCTGATCGAAGTCATTCCGCCGGCCGAAGAAGAGGCCACGCTTGGTGGAAAACTATCAGAGGTATTTCGACCCAAACACGCCGGCTAA
- a CDS encoding ABC transporter ATP-binding protein yields MDSTPSPIRLDRMPSRPSTSRRQFREYLADLRRRRASGEFDTPAPLHGHARPYTPRNRSFWTLLTEFLELLRGQRLPLVVALATLSLSTLLKLVPPAATKIVIDNVLGGKPISSPRLHWLADQQSHGRLLLSLAVAVFVVSLVQTMVHFCGRWYATRATKRLQATVRKRAFEHAARLPLHRVYQLKSGGVASILREDAGGIGELVFSMLYNPWRAIVQLCGSMLVLAYVDGRLLTGALLLLPAIYYSHRTWIGRIRPLHRDIRRQRQDIDGHATEAFGGMRVVRAFGRQRSEAGRFVRAGDLMARQEVHAWWWSRGVEIVWDILVPLSSAGLLLYGGSQVLSGQLSLGELMMFLVYLTMLLEPLAVLAESATALQAGLAGLDRVLDLLAEPAEMPPLPGAAVVDRRHVDGRIALEDVSFCYPGTSELVLKDINLVAEPGRMIALVGPSGAGKTTLCNLVARFYDPTSGTITLDGVDLRELEVDSYRRLLGVVEQDIFLFDGTVAENIGYAKRQAGLDEVEQAARIAHAHEFITALPQGYDTLIGERGVKLSGGQRQRLAIARAVLANPRILILDEATSNLDTESERLIQHSLARLLEGRTSFVIAHRLSTVVHADRIVVIEAGRIVETGTHDELMAASGRYRQMVRQQTSGEIEFDDVAASN; encoded by the coding sequence ATGGATTCGACTCCATCACCGATTCGCCTCGACCGCATGCCCTCACGCCCCAGCACCAGCCGACGCCAATTCCGCGAATACCTGGCCGACCTGCGCCGCCGCCGCGCGTCGGGCGAGTTCGATACGCCCGCCCCGCTGCACGGCCACGCCCGGCCGTACACACCCCGAAACCGCTCCTTTTGGACGCTGCTTACCGAGTTTCTGGAACTGCTCCGCGGGCAGCGGCTGCCGCTCGTCGTGGCCCTGGCGACGCTCAGCCTCTCGACGCTGCTCAAGCTCGTGCCTCCGGCCGCCACCAAAATCGTGATCGACAACGTCTTGGGCGGCAAGCCCATCAGCAGCCCTCGGCTGCACTGGCTCGCCGATCAGCAAAGCCACGGCAGGCTGCTCTTGTCGCTGGCCGTCGCCGTGTTCGTGGTTTCGCTGGTGCAGACGATGGTCCATTTTTGCGGCCGCTGGTATGCCACGCGGGCCACCAAGCGGTTGCAAGCCACCGTGCGCAAGAGGGCCTTCGAGCATGCCGCCCGACTGCCGCTGCACCGCGTCTATCAACTCAAAAGCGGCGGCGTGGCCAGCATCCTCCGCGAAGACGCCGGCGGCATCGGCGAGCTGGTGTTCAGCATGCTCTACAATCCCTGGCGGGCCATCGTGCAGCTTTGCGGCAGCATGCTCGTGCTGGCTTACGTCGATGGGCGCTTGCTCACCGGCGCCCTGTTGCTGCTGCCGGCGATTTACTACAGCCATCGCACCTGGATCGGACGCATTCGTCCGCTGCACCGCGACATCCGCCGGCAGCGTCAAGACATCGACGGCCACGCCACCGAGGCCTTCGGCGGCATGCGCGTGGTGCGGGCCTTCGGGCGGCAGCGCAGCGAGGCGGGCCGCTTCGTGCGGGCCGGCGATCTGATGGCCCGGCAAGAGGTGCATGCCTGGTGGTGGTCGCGGGGCGTCGAGATCGTCTGGGACATTCTCGTTCCCTTGTCGTCGGCCGGCCTCTTGCTGTACGGCGGCTCGCAGGTGCTCTCCGGGCAGCTTTCGCTGGGTGAGCTGATGATGTTCCTGGTGTATCTCACCATGCTGCTGGAGCCGCTGGCCGTGCTGGCCGAGAGCGCCACCGCGCTGCAAGCCGGACTGGCCGGACTCGACCGCGTGCTCGACCTGCTGGCCGAACCCGCGGAGATGCCGCCCTTGCCCGGTGCCGCCGTCGTCGACCGCCGCCACGTCGACGGCCGCATTGCCTTGGAAGACGTCAGCTTCTGTTATCCCGGCACGAGCGAGCTCGTGCTGAAAGACATCAACTTGGTGGCCGAGCCGGGGCGGATGATCGCCCTGGTCGGTCCCAGCGGCGCCGGCAAAACGACGTTGTGCAACCTGGTGGCCCGCTTCTATGACCCCACGTCGGGCACCATCACGCTCGACGGCGTCGATTTGCGCGAGCTGGAGGTCGATAGCTACCGCCGGCTGCTGGGGGTTGTGGAGCAAGACATTTTTCTCTTCGACGGCACGGTGGCCGAGAACATCGGCTATGCCAAACGGCAGGCCGGCTTGGACGAGGTGGAACAGGCCGCCCGCATCGCGCACGCCCACGAGTTCATCACCGCGTTGCCGCAGGGTTACGACACGCTGATCGGCGAGCGGGGCGTGAAGCTGAGCGGCGGGCAGCGTCAGCGGCTGGCGATTGCCCGTGCCGTGCTGGCCAATCCGCGCATTCTGATTCTGGACGAGGCCACGAGCAATCTCGACACGGAGAGCGAGCGGCTGATCCAGCACAGTCTGGCGAGGCTGCTGGAAGGCCGCACGAGCTTCGTGATTGCCCATCGCCTGAGCACGGTGGTGCATGCCGACCGGATCGTGGTGATCGAGGCCGGTCGGATTGTCGAAACCGGCACGCACGACGAACTGATGGCCGCCAGCGGCCGCTATCGGCAGATGGTCCGGCAGCAGACGAGCGGTGAAATCGAGTTCGACGATGTTGCGGCCTCGAACTGA
- a CDS encoding DUF1501 domain-containing protein: MNNSTRRDFLNLCGATGLGLTVPWAWPTGSSAAAQDAVQDGGYPGPYYLVFNAEGGWDTTYLMDPKGVNGMNRLYQEGDILTRGPHKFAPTAKHKSGGLSNEDFYAEFGDELLVLNGLDYSVNNHSPGARYMATGKLDSLAYPTFAALVAACKGATCPLAFLTFGNYSATGNIVAMSRVPYAQSLQKIANADAMDGNERSPYHDGFALDRIERAVEATYQARVEQSSLPRLERAQNMLYAAQVHSKALRRVTPYVPKTLAKERLAQQVDVALASFKAGVCVSANLSIGQFDSHANNDPDQMKLIPEFLAGIAYVVHRAEELKMREQLVVIVQSEMGRTPNYNAGNGKDHWSIGSVMFLGQGIKGNRVLGATDDKLQPVPINPQTLALDAAGGLRVRPEHIHHALREHAGIVDHPLSKKFPFEIADQDKLRGLWG, encoded by the coding sequence ATGAATAATTCCACGAGACGCGATTTCCTCAATCTCTGCGGCGCGACCGGACTGGGGCTGACCGTCCCCTGGGCCTGGCCCACCGGGTCGTCGGCCGCAGCGCAGGACGCAGTTCAGGACGGCGGCTATCCCGGCCCGTACTACCTGGTTTTCAACGCCGAAGGCGGCTGGGATACGACCTATCTCATGGATCCCAAGGGGGTCAATGGAATGAACCGCCTCTACCAGGAAGGCGACATTCTCACTCGCGGCCCCCACAAATTCGCGCCGACCGCCAAGCACAAGAGTGGTGGCCTGAGCAACGAGGATTTTTATGCCGAGTTCGGCGACGAGTTGTTGGTGCTCAACGGCCTCGATTACTCGGTCAATAACCACTCGCCCGGCGCCCGCTACATGGCTACCGGCAAGCTCGACAGCCTGGCCTATCCGACGTTTGCCGCGCTGGTGGCCGCCTGCAAGGGCGCGACCTGCCCGTTGGCGTTTCTCACCTTCGGCAACTACTCGGCCACGGGGAACATCGTGGCCATGTCGCGCGTTCCGTACGCTCAATCACTGCAAAAGATCGCCAACGCCGACGCCATGGACGGGAACGAGCGCTCGCCCTATCACGATGGCTTTGCGCTCGACCGGATCGAGCGGGCCGTCGAGGCGACCTACCAGGCCCGGGTCGAACAGTCGAGCCTGCCCCGTTTGGAGCGGGCCCAGAACATGCTCTACGCGGCCCAAGTACACTCGAAGGCCCTGCGGCGCGTCACGCCCTACGTTCCCAAGACGCTGGCCAAGGAGCGGCTGGCGCAACAGGTCGACGTGGCGCTGGCGTCGTTCAAGGCGGGCGTCTGCGTGAGCGCGAACCTCTCCATCGGCCAGTTCGACAGCCACGCCAACAACGATCCTGACCAGATGAAGCTGATTCCCGAGTTTTTGGCGGGGATCGCCTATGTGGTGCATCGCGCCGAAGAGCTGAAGATGCGCGAGCAACTTGTTGTGATCGTCCAAAGCGAGATGGGCCGCACACCCAATTACAACGCCGGCAACGGCAAGGACCACTGGTCGATCGGTTCGGTGATGTTCCTGGGCCAGGGGATCAAAGGAAACCGTGTGTTGGGCGCAACGGACGACAAGCTCCAGCCCGTACCGATCAATCCGCAGACGCTCGCCCTCGACGCCGCAGGAGGCCTGCGCGTGCGGCCCGAGCACATTCACCACGCCCTGCGCGAGCACGCGGGGATCGTAGACCATCCTCTCAGCAAGAAATTTCCCTTCGAGATCGCCGACCAGGACAAGCTCCGCGGTTTGTGGGGCTGA
- a CDS encoding DUF1501 domain-containing protein, whose protein sequence is MLVWPQLPRRDLLTLGVVALGGQPLNALLQAAESGSAAKARATACILLYMDGGPSQLDLWDLKPDAPQEIRGPYASVATSVPGTHVSELLPLTARQMHRLVQVRSVCHQETVHDPAVYQMLTGYKHISSAGNLKVEETDFPQMGASFGYADRRPAAMPKVIELPETMKMEARVLPGQNAGFLGGSYDPFRVEITREEARLVKPSLRLLPEISRERFTQVGSLVERYNGQLARLEASVEVRRFDEYQQQAVALLSRPSVQAAFEIEREPAEMHERYGRNRHGQSVLLARRLVEGGARFVTVYWGKEEQDWADGKGPRLANNPWDTHRNHFPLVEDRLAPRADRALAALLSDLAERGLLDETLVVWMGDFGRTPKIDKKYASRDHWPFAFTVVLAGAGLPGGAIYGRTDRHAAHVLEHPVSPADLTATVFSTLGVDPQTVIRDARGRGCPISNGRPLLRLWGSS, encoded by the coding sequence ATGCTTGTCTGGCCGCAACTTCCCCGTCGCGATCTGCTGACCTTGGGCGTGGTCGCGCTGGGCGGCCAGCCGCTGAACGCGCTTTTGCAGGCGGCCGAATCGGGCAGCGCCGCCAAAGCCCGCGCCACAGCTTGCATCCTCCTCTATATGGATGGCGGCCCAAGCCAGCTCGATCTGTGGGATCTCAAACCCGACGCGCCCCAGGAGATACGCGGTCCCTATGCTTCCGTTGCCACCTCGGTGCCGGGCACGCACGTCTCGGAACTGCTGCCCCTGACCGCACGGCAAATGCACCGCCTGGTGCAGGTCCGCAGCGTCTGCCATCAAGAAACCGTCCACGACCCGGCGGTCTACCAGATGCTCACCGGCTACAAGCACATCAGCTCGGCGGGCAACCTGAAGGTCGAAGAGACCGACTTTCCGCAGATGGGCGCTTCGTTCGGCTATGCCGACCGTCGCCCCGCGGCGATGCCGAAAGTCATCGAACTGCCGGAGACCATGAAGATGGAAGCCCGCGTGCTGCCGGGGCAGAACGCCGGATTCCTGGGTGGCTCGTACGACCCGTTCCGCGTCGAGATCACGCGCGAGGAGGCCAGGCTCGTCAAGCCATCGTTACGTTTGCTGCCGGAAATCTCGCGTGAGCGTTTTACGCAGGTCGGTTCGTTGGTCGAGCGCTACAACGGGCAATTGGCACGGCTCGAAGCATCGGTGGAGGTGCGGCGTTTCGACGAGTACCAGCAGCAGGCGGTGGCGCTCTTGAGCCGCCCCAGCGTGCAGGCCGCGTTCGAGATCGAGCGCGAGCCGGCCGAAATGCACGAGCGTTATGGTCGCAACCGGCACGGGCAATCGGTGCTGTTGGCACGGCGGTTGGTCGAAGGCGGCGCCCGGTTTGTCACCGTCTATTGGGGCAAGGAAGAGCAGGACTGGGCCGACGGCAAGGGGCCGCGGCTGGCGAACAACCCTTGGGACACGCATCGCAATCATTTTCCGTTGGTCGAAGACCGTCTGGCGCCGCGGGCCGACCGCGCCTTGGCCGCCTTGCTGAGCGACCTGGCCGAGCGCGGCCTGCTGGACGAGACGCTGGTGGTCTGGATGGGCGATTTCGGCCGCACGCCCAAAATCGACAAGAAGTACGCCAGCCGCGATCACTGGCCGTTCGCCTTCACCGTGGTCTTGGCCGGCGCGGGGCTGCCGGGCGGGGCGATTTACGGCCGCACCGATCGACACGCCGCGCACGTGCTGGAGCATCCCGTCAGCCCGGCCGATCTGACCGCCACGGTCTTTTCGACCTTGGGCGTCGACCCGCAGACGGTGATCCGCGACGCGCGAGGCAGGGGCTGCCCGATTTCCAACGGGCGGCCGCTTCTGCGGCTCTGGGGATCATCTTGA
- a CDS encoding methyltransferase domain-containing protein, whose amino-acid sequence MPDDVPQWRLPSGITLGLWQYAHADHIAYRYDDYFAQNSLFEFDEAVLSRHLSRPGLLVDLGCGTGRLLVPFARRGFRGLAVDLSMPMLDVVGQKAREESLAIDRLRANLTELGCLRDAVADYAICMFSTLGMVRGRQNRLRVLGHARRILKPGGKFALHVHNRWYNLFDPQGRAWLARNLFGSLVRRDQEPGDKFFDYRGIPNMFLHVFTRRELKTDLLAAGFRIVEFIALDTQRRHALRRPWLFGRLRANGWIVVCVPD is encoded by the coding sequence ATGCCCGACGACGTTCCCCAGTGGCGACTCCCCAGCGGCATCACGCTGGGACTCTGGCAGTATGCGCACGCCGACCATATTGCCTACCGCTACGACGATTACTTCGCCCAAAACAGCCTGTTCGAGTTCGATGAGGCCGTGCTGTCGCGCCACCTTTCCCGGCCCGGCCTGCTGGTCGATCTGGGCTGCGGCACGGGCAGGCTGCTGGTGCCGTTCGCCCGGCGCGGCTTTCGCGGGCTGGCAGTCGATCTATCGATGCCGATGCTCGACGTGGTGGGCCAAAAGGCGCGTGAAGAGTCGCTGGCCATCGACCGTTTGCGGGCCAATCTGACCGAACTGGGCTGCCTGCGCGACGCGGTGGCCGACTATGCCATTTGCATGTTCAGCACGTTGGGCATGGTCCGCGGCCGGCAGAACCGCCTGCGCGTATTGGGTCATGCCCGTCGCATTCTTAAACCCGGCGGCAAGTTCGCGCTGCACGTTCACAACCGCTGGTATAACCTGTTCGACCCGCAAGGCCGGGCATGGCTGGCGCGAAACCTGTTCGGTTCGCTCGTGCGGCGCGACCAGGAGCCGGGCGACAAGTTCTTCGACTATCGAGGCATTCCGAACATGTTTCTGCACGTCTTCACACGTCGGGAATTGAAGACCGATCTTTTGGCCGCCGGTTTTCGCATCGTCGAGTTCATCGCGCTCGACACCCAGCGGCGTCACGCGCTGCGGCGGCCGTGGCTCTTCGGCCGGCTGCGGGCAAACGGCTGGATCGTGGTCTGCGTGCCGGATTAA
- a CDS encoding PQQ-binding-like beta-propeller repeat protein has product MCVGSRTIGLTVMVASWLVSASASTPARAQGTFTPRVDLSDAILVDEADAATRTHLERAKAFIADEQWDEAVEILRQVTESHGGKVLPVSPWRFVSVRDYCHLQIASLPPAALELYRSRVDDRAQQWYEDGLRRRDAGRLRDVVDQLFCSTWGDDALLALGDLALEAGSTGEARGYWEKILPPDYWARLAPAVVQTNGSPVWLLYPDSDLDRAAVRARLLLAIILDGDLKSARQALEPFRRECGAAEGKLGGRRVKYAEFLEELLSESSGWPAEKVDRQWPTFAGSPQRDKVAPGEIAVGPIAWEEPLPETAPAEAGSSTGPRRIAEARDQLLSYHPVVVDNLVLVSTFDEIRAYDLASGKPMWSDSEGQAMYRLRERGEDAAAARFGPAGVGAPRFTLTVRQRRVYARLGSPVTTRTSDQPFMARQSYLVCVDLDLQGKCLWATPDTLGQEGNDPSWAFEGSPLVDGDGVYVVMRRSGVRPQQYVACLHPETGRLKWRRLVCGAETPGMGQEEMTHNLLTLDANTLYCNTNLGAVAALSTRDGQIRWITRYPRTRQLELTRRPKHLCRDLTPCVYHHGIVYVAPADSELLLALDAPTGLLIWPTPFPEDVVHLLGVVDGKLVASGDKLWWIDTLSGKIVSPPGTRGAVSFPEGGSPKGIGRGLLAGDRVYWPTWDKIYVFDHKTNRQLEPINLGLRHAAGGNLVPAGDSLIIAGHDRLTVFRAERGPHER; this is encoded by the coding sequence ATGTGCGTTGGCTCGCGGACCATCGGGCTGACCGTGATGGTGGCGAGCTGGCTGGTTTCGGCCTCGGCTTCGACACCCGCACGCGCCCAAGGCACGTTCACGCCTCGCGTCGATCTTTCGGATGCCATCCTGGTCGACGAAGCCGACGCAGCCACCCGGACCCATCTGGAACGGGCCAAAGCCTTTATCGCCGACGAGCAGTGGGACGAGGCGGTCGAGATTCTGCGGCAGGTGACGGAAAGCCACGGCGGCAAAGTGCTGCCGGTTTCGCCGTGGCGGTTTGTGAGTGTGCGCGATTATTGCCACCTGCAGATCGCCTCGCTGCCGCCTGCCGCGCTGGAGCTGTATCGCAGCCGCGTCGACGACCGGGCACAACAATGGTACGAAGACGGCCTGCGGCGGCGCGATGCCGGCCGCTTGCGCGACGTGGTCGATCAGCTCTTCTGCAGCACGTGGGGCGACGACGCCCTGCTGGCCCTGGGCGATCTGGCTCTGGAGGCGGGCAGCACCGGCGAGGCACGCGGATATTGGGAAAAAATACTCCCGCCCGATTACTGGGCCAGACTTGCCCCGGCGGTGGTGCAAACCAACGGCTCGCCCGTGTGGCTGCTGTATCCCGACAGCGACCTGGACCGGGCGGCGGTGCGTGCCCGGCTGCTGCTGGCAATCATTCTGGACGGCGATCTGAAATCGGCACGGCAAGCGCTTGAGCCGTTCCGCCGCGAGTGCGGCGCGGCCGAAGGCAAGCTGGGCGGCCGCCGGGTGAAGTATGCGGAGTTTCTCGAAGAGCTGCTGAGCGAAAGCAGCGGGTGGCCCGCGGAGAAAGTCGATCGCCAGTGGCCGACCTTTGCCGGCTCGCCGCAGCGAGACAAAGTGGCGCCCGGCGAGATCGCCGTCGGCCCGATCGCCTGGGAGGAGCCGCTGCCGGAGACCGCGCCCGCCGAAGCCGGTAGTTCGACCGGGCCGCGTCGCATCGCCGAAGCGCGCGACCAGCTTCTCAGTTACCACCCGGTCGTGGTCGACAACCTGGTGCTGGTCAGCACGTTCGACGAGATTCGGGCCTACGACCTGGCCAGCGGCAAGCCGATGTGGAGCGATTCGGAAGGGCAGGCGATGTATCGGCTTCGCGAGCGTGGCGAAGACGCGGCGGCGGCCCGTTTCGGTCCGGCCGGCGTCGGCGCTCCGCGCTTCACGCTCACGGTCCGCCAGCGCCGCGTTTATGCCCGGCTCGGCAGTCCCGTGACGACGCGCACCAGCGATCAGCCCTTCATGGCCCGGCAGAGTTATCTCGTCTGCGTCGATCTCGATCTGCAAGGCAAATGCCTGTGGGCCACGCCCGACACGCTGGGGCAGGAAGGGAACGATCCGAGTTGGGCCTTCGAGGGTTCGCCGCTGGTCGACGGCGACGGCGTTTATGTGGTGATGCGCCGCAGCGGTGTGCGGCCGCAGCAGTATGTCGCCTGCCTGCACCCCGAGACGGGCCGCTTGAAGTGGCGGCGGCTGGTGTGCGGCGCCGAAACGCCGGGCATGGGCCAGGAAGAAATGACCCACAACCTGTTGACGCTCGACGCCAATACGCTGTATTGCAACACGAACCTGGGCGCCGTGGCCGCGCTAAGCACGCGCGACGGGCAAATTCGCTGGATCACCCGCTATCCCCGCACTCGCCAGCTCGAACTCACTCGGCGGCCCAAGCACCTTTGCCGCGACCTGACGCCTTGCGTTTATCATCACGGCATCGTGTACGTGGCGCCGGCCGACAGCGAGTTGCTGCTGGCGCTCGACGCGCCCACCGGCCTGCTGATCTGGCCCACGCCGTTTCCCGAAGACGTGGTCCACCTGCTGGGCGTGGTGGACGGCAAGTTGGTGGCGAGCGGCGACAAGCTGTGGTGGATCGACACCCTGAGCGGCAAAATCGTCTCGCCACCCGGCACGAGGGGGGCGGTGTCGTTTCCCGAAGGCGGTTCGCCCAAGGGCATCGGCCGCGGCCTGTTGGCGGGCGACCGCGTCTACTGGCCCACCTGGGACAAAATCTACGTTTTCGACCACAAGACGAACCGGCAGCTCGAACCGATCAATCTTGGCCTGCGTCACGCGGCCGGCGGCAACCTCGTGCCCGCCGGCGATTCGCTGATCATCGCCGGCCACGACCGGTTGACGGTGTTTCGTGCCGAACGAGGACCGCATGAAAGGTAG
- a CDS encoding nucleotidyltransferase family protein, giving the protein MADMISGEVLLERMVRAVEKVRDRLLRATRALDAAGVPYAVVGGNAVAAWVAEVDSAAVRNTQDVDILLRRSDLERAIAAMSAAGFVYRHVASIDLFLDGPDAKARDAVHVVFAQEKVRPDSLLPAPDVDESEPSERFRLVKLDALVRMKLTAFRRKDQVHLLDMLGVGLIDESWVAKLPSELATRLQELIDNPE; this is encoded by the coding sequence ATGGCCGATATGATCTCGGGTGAAGTTTTGCTGGAAAGGATGGTAAGGGCCGTGGAGAAAGTTCGCGATCGACTGTTGCGTGCCACTCGTGCGCTGGACGCGGCGGGCGTGCCTTACGCGGTGGTGGGTGGAAACGCCGTGGCGGCCTGGGTCGCGGAAGTCGATTCGGCCGCGGTGCGGAACACTCAGGACGTCGATATTCTGTTGCGGCGGTCCGATTTGGAACGAGCAATCGCCGCCATGAGCGCCGCCGGTTTTGTTTATCGGCACGTGGCAAGCATCGATCTTTTTCTGGACGGCCCCGACGCAAAGGCCCGCGACGCGGTGCATGTCGTCTTTGCTCAAGAAAAGGTGCGGCCAGACAGTCTGTTGCCCGCCCCTGACGTAGATGAGAGCGAACCGAGCGAGCGTTTTCGGCTGGTCAAGCTCGACGCCCTGGTCCGCATGAAATTGACGGCGTTTCGACGGAAGGACCAGGTGCATTTGTTGGATATGCTCGGCGTTGGATTGATCGACGAATCGTGGGTGGCCAAACTGCCGAGCGAATTGGCAACGCGGTTGCAAGAGTTGATCGACAATCCCGAATAG